Part of the Thermococcus sp. genome is shown below.
AAGAAGTACGAGGCACTCTTCGAAAAGAGGCGAGACGTGGAAAAGCTTAAGTCCCTCGTTGAAAGCCTCTCAAAGCCACAGAACGTCAAGCACGTTGCACTAACCCCTAAAACCAATGTCTTTTACGTGCTTATGAAGCCGGAGCCAGAGACGATAGAGAGTGACGTGAGGAAGCTGGTCGAGTTCGTCAACAGGGAGATAAAGGAGAGCCCGTTTTCTTCCTGATTTTCCGCTCTTCGCAACCTTTTTATCGGTTGAACCATCAGTTATACTTGGTGATACTATTGGTTAGTATCCGCCTCAAGGTCGGGCCGAAGGGCCAGATAGTCAGTCCCAAGTCTTTAGAGAGGCGTACGGCATAAAGGAGGGCGGTGAGGTCATAGTGGAGCCGACGGAGAAAGGACTTTTGATACGTGGACCCATAAAAGCGGGGGAACTCCTTAGAAAAATCAGGGAGGAGAGAAGGAAAATACGCCCAAAGAGGAAGCCAAAGCCGGGGGAACTTAAGGGAATCTCACTTGAGGATGGAGTTCGATGAAGAGTGGAGGATTGGTTAATGAAGCTGTTTCTTGACACCAACCTCCTCATTTACCTAGCCTTGGGGAGTAGTGACCCTAGTTATGAGAGTGCGATAGATGATTTCTACTCAAAACTGGTTGAGGAAAACGAGCTTTACACTGACGTACTGGTTCTCGATGAGTTCATCCACGTCCTGCGGAGAAAATACGGCGTTCCCTACGAAAGGTCAATAAACTTCGTTGACGAGACAATACTCCCGGTCGTCAAGGTTCTTCCACTGACTTTTTTTGACTACCGTATGGCTAGAGAGATTATCACCAGGTACAACCTCAAACCTTCCGATGCCTTCCACATCGCCGTAATCCAGAACAACGGCTTTCAGGCGATAGTGAGTGAGGATGAGGACTTTGACAGGCTCCCCCTCAAGAGGCTCTGGCTGGAGGGTTGAAAATGGATGTTTACAGGGCCAAATTTGGAACGCCCGAGAGGGGCTGGGTTGTTCTGGTGCACGGCCTCGGAGAGCACAGCGGTCGCTACGGAAAGCTGATAAGAATGCTGAACGAGGCCGGTTTTGCCGTTTACGCTTTCGACTGGCCAGGACATGGGAAAAGCCCGGGGAAAAGGGGGCACGCGAGCATTGAGGAAACACTGGAGATAATCGACTCCATAATTGAGGAAATAGGGGAGAAGTCCTTTATCTTCGGCCACAGCCTCGGCGGTTTAACGGTTATTCGCTACGCAGAGACGAGGAGCGGTAAGATCAGGGGTGTAATCGCTTCATCGCCTGCCCTAGCTAAGAGCCCCGAAACGCCGGGTTTTATGGTGGCTCTGGCAAAGTTCCTCGGGAAGATTGCACCGGGAGTAACGCTCTCCAACGGTATAAGGCCGGAACTCCTCTCCAGAAACAGGGAAGCAGTGAGGAGGTACGTGGAGGACCCACTGGTCCACGACAGGATTTCGGCAAAGCTCGGCAGGAGCATCTTCGTCAACATGGAACTGGCCCACTTGGAGGCCGACAGAATAAAGGTCCCGGTTCTCCTTCTGGTCGGGACGGACGATGTAATAACCCCACCAGAAGGAGCAAAAATGCTCTTTGATAGGCTAAAGGTCAAGGACAAGACGCTGAAGGAGTTTCCGGGGGCTTACCATGAGATATTTGAGGACCCAGAGTGGGGGGAGGAGTTTCATAGAACAGTTATTAAATGGCTCCTTAACAGGGCTTACTAAGTGTTATAATTAACTATTTTTTACGGGCCACAAACTATTTATTCCGAGCAGTCAAACAGGTCAGGGGAGTCACTATGGAATGGGAACCAGCAATGATACTTCTCGCCCCGGAAGACTTCATAGTGGAGGGACTCGCCGAGCTAATGACTAAGGCTGGCTTTAGGGAGACCGGCAGGGAGTTCAAGAGGAAGGGAAAGGTTCGCCTCATCGTGGTCACAGGAGAGAGGGAGGACCCGTTTCAGGGGAAGGAAACCCTAGCGGTTGCCCTTCTCAGAGGCAAACCCTCCGAAAACTGGCTCAAAAATGCACTCTCTGGGTACAAGAGGTCAATTCTCATAGCACTGGATGGCCTTGAAGAGAGTGTTGAGGGAGTTACTGTCCTCGGTCCGGAGTGGCTCTCAGAGGCCTTTACACGCTACTCAATCGAGCCTCCGAAAACCCTTCTCGAAAGGTTTCTCCCCGAGCGCGAGAGGCCCAGAGCTCTCAAGGAGTTCGTTTTAGACGGCCCCCTGGTGGAGCCCCTCTCGTCCCAGAAGCTCGTGGAGGAGGCCAAACGCGTGGTCTCTTACAAGTTCAGCGTTAGTTCTGATGAGATAGAACTCAAGAGTCTGAAGCTTATCCTCAAGCCAATCTACATTGTCTCGTGGACAAGGGAAAATGAAAGCGGAAAAGCCTTTTTCGATGGTGAGGGGGTGGTACTCAACGTTGATGGTGAGCTTAAAGGACTTGCAATGAAGGTTCTCCTGGAGGACGTTGCGACGGTTCTGGCAACGGAAGTGGAGATAGGGAAGGACACCGATCCCACGAAGCCCATTGTGGAGGAAGCCGTTAAGAGGGAGTGGCTCGACATTCGAGTTATCGGCTCGAGGAAGGCCTACGTTCCGGTGGGTGCCGAGGTTGTTCTCTCACTTGGCCACCGGGAGGCAAGGGTCGAGTTTGACTTCGCCATCAGTCGCGTCAGTGCCGAGGCAGAACCCCTTGACGAGACCGAGCTCGTTGAACTGGCCAAGGAGCACGTCAAGAGAGAGCTCCGCGAGGAGCCCATCTCTCTTGAAATCGTCCGCAGAGGGCGTTTTACGCTAATGAGGGGCAAAACGAGAAGGTACCTCTTCGAAATCGAGCTCAACTCCTACAGCGGGAACATCAGAAAGTTCCAGCCAGCGCTCACGGAAGAGGCCATGCTCGAAGTCGTTCTCTCAAAATATCCGGAAGGCCAGGTAATCGGGGTTGAACGGCGCCTCGGAGGGGTATTTGTTGACCTTATCTCGGGAAAAAACGTTCTCGTGGTGAGACTCGACCAGAAAACGGGTGAAATCCTTGAAACTAGAAACCTGAGTTCCCCTTGGGACGCGTTGAGAAAAAGCGCTGGGGCAATCCTGGAGGCTGTTGAGAACGTTGAGCTCAAGTCCCGCCTGGTCACTAACCACGAAATCGTGAGGGCGGAGTTTGAGGGAAATGAGTTCAGGGCGATTGTGGCATATGATGGCAAAACAGGGAAAGTTCTGGAGAGCTCAGTTGAGATAGGTCCAGGAGTAGCCACCGAACTCACCCTGAGAAGATACAGGAACTACAGTGTCCTGTTCACTGAGGACTCAAAGGAAGGGTTTAACCTGA
Proteins encoded:
- a CDS encoding type II toxin-antitoxin system VapC family toxin: MKLFLDTNLLIYLALGSSDPSYESAIDDFYSKLVEENELYTDVLVLDEFIHVLRRKYGVPYERSINFVDETILPVVKVLPLTFFDYRMAREIITRYNLKPSDAFHIAVIQNNGFQAIVSEDEDFDRLPLKRLWLEG
- a CDS encoding alpha/beta hydrolase encodes the protein MDVYRAKFGTPERGWVVLVHGLGEHSGRYGKLIRMLNEAGFAVYAFDWPGHGKSPGKRGHASIEETLEIIDSIIEEIGEKSFIFGHSLGGLTVIRYAETRSGKIRGVIASSPALAKSPETPGFMVALAKFLGKIAPGVTLSNGIRPELLSRNREAVRRYVEDPLVHDRISAKLGRSIFVNMELAHLEADRIKVPVLLLVGTDDVITPPEGAKMLFDRLKVKDKTLKEFPGAYHEIFEDPEWGEEFHRTVIKWLLNRAY